The genomic region ATGCATTCACATCGTTCAGTATTTAAGAAGAGTGTTCTCCAGCATTTAGTTTGACAGTGTTTTTCGGGACACGCTCACGGGTGGGTAGGCGCATCCGGCAGGTGCACGTTCCCCTCGCTTGTCTCCTCTTACCAACTAATACTGGAGATTGTTCGTAAAGGGCTTCCTGCAGCCTCCggcttgcttttttcttttcctttcctttcctttcttttcttttcttttcttttcttttcctcctctattTAAACAATTGCATTGTACTCAGTTGGTCGTATGTGCCGTCGTTTATTAATAATTACCCCGTTGATAGTCATGTAGGTTTCcaatcttttcttttacaaaCGCTGCTGCAATAAGTTACTGTAAACATATTTCTGTCTCATGTGTAAGGTTATTTCCATAGTATATATTACTAGAAGTAGAATTAGTGGAGTATAGAGGAAGGGTATTCGTACTTTTGTAACTGGTAACATTACCAGTCATGAAACCCAGTAGAGATGTTCTGGTTTACCTATATTTGGCCATATGATCTTGTAAAATATTTCGATGTTTGCTAATCTCTTGGGTTAGAAATgcatcgttgttgttgttttttttccccctctttccctttcttataCAAACCCTGATTATTCACCTACTATGCCGGGCACTGTTCTGGAAGCTGTAACTATAACAGAAGATAATGCCCTTGCCTTCATGGATTTTataatttagtgtgtgtgtgcgcttgtACATATGAGGTAGGGAGGCaggcaataaaaaaatgagaaaaacgtATAGTGTATTAGATGGTGGATGTTACTgccaaggagaaaataaaggaaatacgAAGTTTGGAGGGAGAAACAAGTAATGCAATTTTAAGTAGGGTGGACATGGAGGACCTCACTAGTACATTGGCATTTAAGCAAAGATTGAGGGAGATGGGTGAGTGTGTCATCAGGGTAAATTTGTTTCAGGGAGAGGATAGCAAATGCACAGGCTGGAGTGGAGTGTGTTTGAAATATTCTAGGCACAGGGAGGAGGCTTATGTGTCCAAAACTAAGGGAAGAAAAGGGTGTtgggagtagagagagggagagaaatgagggTCTTGGGTGAGTTCAAGGATCTTGCTTTTTATTCTTGGGAAGCCATTCAGAATTTCTGAGAAGAGGAGTAACATGTTCAGATGCAGTTACTGAAAAGATTACCgtgttaaaaataaacttgtggggcgcctgggtggctcggtcggttaagtgtccgacttcggctcaggtcatgatctcgcggtctgtgagttccagccccgcgtcgggctctgtgctgacagctcagagcctggagcctgtttcggattctctgtctccctctctctgcccctcccctgttcatgctctgtctctctctgtctcaaaaataaataaacgttaaaaaaaaaaaattaaaaaaaaataaaataaaaaaaaataaacttgtaagTGAAGGGGATTGGAcgagggcagaagcagggagattGGTTCAAAAGCTATTACTACCTTGGAGTGGGGATGGTTCTGAGCATGGCATAAAACCCTAAAGACATATAACTGAAAACTCATAAAGGAAAAGACGAATGTAACTGGCGATGTTAAAATTTGcaatttcaaatgaagaaaataaaaactaagccAGAGTAACATATGCTAGCCATCTAAAAGACACAGGACTGATTTTCCGAAAACACACAGacctcttacacacacacacacacacagaaaagaaaaatatcaacaaGCCAATAGAAAAATTGGCAAACTTAAgtagacatttatagaacataaatattaatagacaATAATATGAAAAGGAGCTCAAGTTCacaaagaatttaaattaaaacaataacaaacttTTCTTAAATTGTTCAAATTACTAAAGACAGAAAGATTAGTCATATTCAGTATTGGAAAGTATGTGAAAATATAGGCATTcttactttgtatatttttggaaagcaagactttttaaaattactacatCCATACCTCCTGATGCAGCAACTGAGTTTCTTGGAATTATTCATGTAGAAATATTTACACAAATGTTCAAATATACACTAAGAAACATTGTTTATTTGAAGTgggaaacccaaatgtccacatttgggaatttaaatttttatatgcccaatctttttaaaggctaaaaaCTCAAAGATACCAAAGGCATATGGAATAAAAAAAGTAAGTTACAAAACAGTATATAATACTATTTTTACAGAATAATTGTGTTCTCAGTGATTATCACTTCAGGTAAACTTACAGGGAACCtgattttatacattatatatttctgtaaaacgtaacttttttattaaaaactttttttaaattatattttattaaacatttttttaatgtttatttatttttgagagaatgagagagacagagtgagcaagggaggggcagagagagagggagacacagaatccgaagcagggtccgggctctgagctgtcagcacagggctcgaattcatgaactggaagatcatgacctgagctgaagtcagaggcttaactgactgagccacccaggtgccccaaaatgtaacattttaacaaaagattttatttttaagtaatctctacacccaacatggggcttgaactcatgaccctgagatcaagagttgtagcTCCACCAAcaaagccaggcaggcacccctgtaaaCTGTAACTTTCTACACAAACTTACTACTGCTGGCTGTAACcaggaaagaattattttaaaacatcattcgTTCTTCACAACCTACAACTTTCCTGTTTGGGGAATGTCACCAATATCCCTTTTCTCTATGAAATGCTTTGGCTGGCAGGTCATCTGGTAAAAGGGTGTAATTCCTTTAAGATGAAGAACAGAGCCAATTTCCCTTTGCTTTGAAGGCAGATACAAGTGATGAAATACACTAGGGTGGGACATTTAGGAGATGCAGAAATGAGCAAATTCAAACTACAGAGGAAGCTCCACTATCCCCTGCTGCCCCCTTCAGTGCGTTTCTCCCTCCTTATCTAATGTATCAAATTCTCTCACTGGGTTCCAAACACAAACCCTGCTTCAGgtcctgaactttttttttttttaaacttctatctTCCAAATTTACCACCGCATCTCCCCCGTCCCCCGAAAAAGAACACCTCACAAAAACACTAGTAGacggtttcttttttaaaaatattttattatttaattaaatgttttatttatttttgagagaaacagagaaggcgagcagggaggggcagagagacagaggatccgaagctggcacTGAGCTGACGGgtgagagcccaatgcagggctcgaacccacgaacggtgagatcatgacctgagccaaagttggatgcttaacaactgagccacccaggtgccccacaagtacactatttcaaaataacagtattttatGGGTGTATATTCTCACttgctttcattatttaaaaagggagaaaataaatgaacaaaatgatgtggtaaagaaagaattcttgagacatcttctGCACGAACAGGTGGTTTTATTATAGCACGGGGActggacctgtgggcaggaagagccacCCGGGGATTGTGAAGACAGATTGATTATCTACTTGGGAGTTCGGGGAGGTAAagacaaaggaagtttccaaagggattttcttATGTTAAAGAAGACTCAAAGGATCCAGCAGGTCAAGTTAAGGTTTTTCCCTCCAGTGAGGCATTAACATTGaaacagtagggagttcctggagtacaccctgcctgcctcaagtgtttgtcaatggctgcaggttataaggaaatttaattttatctacatttcctttttgcctttgttcctcaCATCACTGAGCAttcaaggaattagaaaaagaaacccccaagtaaaagtttagaaaaataagaattagaaaaagtGACATTAACAGATCCAAAAATGGACTATTTGTAAGCAagcccattaaaaacaaaaaacctatagtAAATCCAAttgagagaaaaaatttaaaaattgtaaatgacaAATAGCAGATGAAGAAGAAAGTAtgctatcaaaattttaaaaatcttaatgatGGGGATTTTCTGGGAAAGAACCTTTAGTTCCAAAAtttattcaagaagaaaaatcaggaTGCCTGAGTAGCTGctagtgaagcatccgactcttgatttcgactcaggtcatgatctcacagttcttgagttcaagccctgaagcaggctctgtgctgacagtgtggagcctgcttggcattctcagtctctctctctctctgcccctctcccactcatgtgcacggctctctctctctcaaaataaataaacttaaaaaaaaaaagtagtggaaAAATCTAGGAGCAccttgttggctcagtcagtggagcatacgactcttgatctcagcgatgcagttttgagccccacggtgggtgtagggattacttaaaaaaaaaaaaaaaaaaaaaaaagtaggaaaaccTAAACAAACCAATcctaaaggaaataattgaaaaagcTACCAAAGAATCATCTCCAGAAAGGCTCAattctgtaatattttaatttttaaaaagtatttaccgCATGTGTATGATGAATTCTAATGTTTTCATCTGGAATATAGAGTAGAAAGGTGAGAATCACTCCCTTTTCATGACCTAAATACACtgttgatattttgttatttccaatttttactattttaagactgttttacatattatcatattttaaaaatacttgtataGGCTGCTTAACATTTAAACATagtaaaaacttttcattttattataagcCCTTCGTAAGAATAAATCACATCTACATACTGTTTAAGATACTAAATCGTACCTTACAGAAGAGTTGGGATGCTGACATGAGATACAAGATGCTGGACACAACTGCTGTTCCAACAAATAACAGCTATGATTGTCACAGTCTGCAAAGGACTTTTCATTTTGCCACATCATTTATTTAGTATAAGATGGGTACTGCTATCTCACAAcgcactttttcctttttaggaGGAATGGGCAAATCACCCGCTTCCCAGAGAGGCCAAGAATGTCTTCCTTCTCCTGGGGAGAGTCCTTCTGCTTGGCTGGCTTTGCTAAGAAGCCGTAGAACATGGCTTTTCCATAGGACACCGGTGTCCTGTGTCCCATCACCCAGAGGCCCACACAGGGCCCGGGGCGCGGTACAAACCGCAGTGAGCTGAGATTGGGTACGGGTCTTTCATTACCAGGGATTTGACCTCCAAGGCATAGAAATGAAGGGTGGATTAATACTGAGGGCTTCAGCCTCCAGGTCTTCCACGTTTTCACTGCCTTTGCTTCCACTTCCTGTTTGCGGTTGGTTTTTCTTGTGTCTCTgacctttctccttccctgttcATCCCTGACCCTCCCTTATTCGTAGCTTTTTCTTCCCACTCTCCCATTTGGGCCTCatcctctccccactctcccatTTGGGCCTCATTCCACGGCCTTGCCGCCCCTGTGGCTTCAGATCTTGAGCTTCTCTCCCTCAGCTGCACCTCTGCTTTGGGCCCTGAGCCTGTTCACTCCAACATTAGTGTTGACTCCCATCAGCATGCGGTTTTCATCTCACAGGAAGAACTAGTCTCCACAGGTCTGGCTAGAAGCCATCACAGTCGACTCTCAATAAGTACCTGTACGTTCTATCTAAGGAAAATTTTACCGTGGCTTTCCTCTACCTTCAGGTGCtcaagtatacatttttaaatttgtttatttaagtaggcttcatgcccagcgcagTGCCCAagaaggggcttgaactcactaccctgagatcaagacctgagcggagatcaggagtcagatgtccgactgactaagccacccaggtgctccttaaatcTTTTATAGTAAATCTTCAAGCTTTTGTTAGCAGAAAGccttttcttcagagaaaatctTCTTGGGGGCCAGCGCCTAAAGCTAAAGTGCAGTGTTTTGGTGGCAAGGTGGTCCTGAGAAGCCcggagagcagggcagggctcACACAGGTAGGGGGAGCAGCGGGTGGTCAGGGAGCCCAGGTCGCTGTGTGGTAGTGGACTGTGTCCATCCGCAGTGGGTGATAATCTGCTCCAGTCAACTCCTGCCTCGTGGGAAGGTGGCATCTACTATTGCCACATCATGCGTTTTTGTGAGAGAATCTGGAAAGTCAGATTCGATGTGAAAtctccagatttttaaaagttgaaataatttCATGTTATCACAAAACATACTATGTGGGAAAAACGCACATACGGGCCAAATACAGCGCCCTGGCCTGTTTGACATCTCTGGTGGAAGATATGAAAGGTCACCGGATGTGTGTGATCAACCCTCCTGCTCCATCCCATGGAACCTTCCTACCCACCCAAACGTTTATCCCAAATTACAAAGTggtttttgtatttatgtttttagtgTAGACAACCGATAGGCTGAGGTCTTTTATCAAGCTAACCAAAAATTCAggattcttaaaaatgtaaatcaagtAACTCTAAACTCACACTTCAGACAAGATCATCACTCCAACTCCAAAGAAAAtagggaggaaaggaggcaggggagggaataGCAGCATCTCTAGCACCCTGGGGACATATCTAACGGATTATAGAGATCTCCTGGCCCCTGCTTCCAGGAGGAAAGTCTGAGGATGTGGAACGAGCCCCTCCAAGGTCCCAGGTCATCAGACGACATGCTTGTTTGGCAAGCTGTCAGGTGATTGCCTctttcagcctccagaagtaTTTTCAAATGACACCGGAAACCGCAATGGTGATCACAGAATTCCCTACTTCTCCATCACGGAGACGTCCCTATCTGGCGTTCTGCAGCAAAGTGCGGATGGATAATTCTGCACCATTGCTGACATCACCAGGGCTTCTCTACGATGTGGATTCGCTGATGTACCAGGAGGTGCGAGCTCCGCCGGAAAGCTTTCCCGCACACGTCACACTCATAGGGCTTCTCCCCAGTGTGGATCCTTCGATGTCCCAGAAGATGGGAGCTATAACTGAACGCCTTCCCGCACACGTCACACTCATAGGGCCTCTCTCCACTGTGGATTCGCTGGTGCCCAACCAGGGCTGAGCTGTGACTGAAGGCCTTTCCACACTCATCACATTCATACGGCTTCTCCCCACTGTGGATCCTGTGGTGATGGAAGAGGCCTGAGCTCTGGCTGAAGCTTTTCCCACACTCGCTGCACTGGTACGGCTTCTCCCCAGTGTGCACGCGCTGGTGCTGAATCAGGTGCGAGCTCAGACAGAAAGCCTTTCCACAGACGTGACACTGGTAGGGCTTCTCTCCCGTGTGGGTCCTCTGGTGCCGAACGAGGCCGGAGCTGTAGtgaaaggctttcccacactcacCGCACTGGAAAGGTTTTTCTCCAGTGTGGGTCCTTTGATGCTGAACAAGGTGTGAACTGTAATAAAAGGCTTTTCCACACTCATCACACTGATATGGTTTTAATCGGTTATGTATTCTCTGATGGTCAATAAGTTGGGAACTCTGGATGAAGGTTTTGCCGCACACGTTACACGAATAGGGTCTGtctccagtgtggattctctTATGTCTAATGAGGCTTGAGTTTTGAGTGAATCTTCTCCCACACTCGTCACACTTATATCTTCTCTCGGTTGAAGAATTTCTCTGATATCTCTTTGTCTGTCCTTCATGTTCTTGGGTTTCTTCACAATGAGGGACTTTTCCGTTGATTTGGCCAGGTGACTTTTTTGGAGACTCTGTATCTATGGTAAGCTCCTGCTTTTGAATCGATTCTCCTTTCTCAATTCTGATTACGTCATCTGAAACAAAAGGAGAGATTTCAAACATCACTGAAACATACAGGAAGTAAAATTAAACACATCTACTACAAGTACACAGCTTAACTATACCAACACAATTGTTCCACACCATATGAGGAAGACAGTGGGGgaaggcaaaggaagagggaCCAGCAGTGGCTGCACTGGCCAGGCATGGCTTGTGCAGACGGAGATGGTCAGTGGGGCGTAAGTCAATAACAGGAGAGGATCTGAGAGGACAGTGGGTTCCGAGGGAAGGCCAAAGTGGGGTCGAGATGGACGAAGGCACAGGGCTGTGAGAGGAGGGAAGCTGCCAGGGGGCCGGTGCTGATGTGGAGCTGAGAAGCAGCTCCATGCAGGGGGCCATGAAGGCCCCTGGAGTACTGAAAAATGAGGGGTCAGAGCACAGAAAAgtatcctatttccaaatacgcAGAACAAGCATGTCTGGACATATGGGGCACAATAGGATATTATCATGTGGGGACAGACAGAAACTGATGTGGTCCCAAAGACATGACTACTCTTCTTGCAAAGAAAAACCTGGGAGTCtgccctgatgaacatggatgtaaaaatcctcaaaagatattagccaaccggatccaacaatacattaaaaaaagtattcaccatgaccaagcggatttatacctgggatgcagggctggttcaatatcctcaaaacaattaacgtgactcgtcacatcaataaaagaaatgacaagaaccatatgatcctctcaatacatgcagagaaagcatttgacaaaatacagcatcctttctggataaaaaccctcaagaaagtaaggatagaaggatcatacctcgatatcataaaagccatatatgaaggaCCCAACGTTAATATCAtccaaatggggaaaaactgagagctctcccctaaggtcaggaacaagacagggatgtccactctcgccactgttattcaacatagtattgggagTCTtcgcctctgcaatcagacaacacaaagaaataaaacgcatccaaatcggccaagaggaggtcaaactttcactcttcgcagatgacatgatactctatatggaaaacccaaaagattccaccaaaaaactgcaagaactgattcatgaattcagcaaagttgcagaatataaaatcaatgcacagaaatcagttgcattcctatacatcaacaatgaagtgacagaaagagaaatcaaggaatcgatcccatttacagttgcaccaaaaaccataaaatacctaagaataaatctaaccaaagaggtgaaaaacctatacactgaaaactatagaaagctgatgaaagaaattgaagaagacacaaggaaatggaaaaagattccatgctcctggataggaagaacaaatattgttaaaatgtcgacactacccaaagcaatctacatattcaacgcgatccctatcaaagtaacaccagcattcttcacagagctagaacaaataatcctaaaatttgtatggaaccagaaaagaccccgaatagccaaagcgatcttgaaaaataaaaccaaagcaggaagcatcataatcccagacttcaagctctactacaaagctgtaatcatcaagacagtatggtactggcacaagaacagacactcagatcagtggaatagaacagagaacccagaaatggacccacaaacgtatgggcaactaatctttgacaaagcaggaaagactatccaatggaataaagacagtctcttcagcaagtggtgctgggaaaactggacggtgacatgcagaaggatgaacctggatcacttccttacaccatacacaaaaataaactcaaagtggatgaaagacctcaatgtaagacaggaagccatcaaaatcctggaggagaaagcaggcaaaaacctcttggatcttggccacagcaaattcttactaaacatgtctctggaggcaagggaaacaaaagcaaaaaggaactactgggacctcatcaaaataaaaagcttctgcacagcgaaggaaacaatcagcaaaactaaaaggcaaccgacagaatgggagaagatatttgcaaatgacataccagataaagagttagtatacaaaatctataaagaactcatcaaactcaacacccaaaaaacaaataatccagtgaagaaaagggcaaaagacatgaatagccgcttttccaaagaagacatccagatggccaaccgacacatgaaaaaatgctcaacatcactcatcatcagggaaatacaaatcaaaaccacaatgagataccaccttacacctgtcagaacggctaacattaacaaatcaggcaacaacagatgttggcaaggatgtggagaaagaatatcttttgcactgttgatcggattgcaaactggtgcagccactctggaaaacagtatagaggttactcaaaatattaaaaatagaactatcctaagacccagcaattgcactactaggtatttatccaagggatacaggtgggctgtttcgaagggacacatgcattccaatgtttacagcagcactatcaacaatagccaaagtatggaaagagcccaaatgtccttcgatggatgaatggataaagaaaatgtggtatgtatatacaatggagtattactcggcaatcaaaaagaatgaaatcttgccatttgcgactacgtggatggaactggagggtattatgctaagcgaaattagtcagagaaagacaaaaatcatatgacttcactcatatgaggactttaagagacaaatcagatgaacataagggaagggaaataaaaataatataaaaacagggagggggacaaaacaaaagagactcataaatatggagaacgaactgagggttgctggaggggttgtgggaggggggatgggctaaatgggtaaggggcattaaggaacctactgaaatcattgcttcactatatactaactaatttggatgtaaatttaaaaaaaataaaaaatgaagttaaattaaaaaaaacaaaacaaaaagaaaaccccaaaacctGGGAGTCTGTCAATCCTGAAGCTCCGCTCTGTGGGTCATTTGAGACACCCCAGGTAAATAGTCACCAACACAGAGAAGCGTCTTTTAACAGACCTAGACTCTCCCACCGACCTGACCCAGGGAAGGCATGCTCCCACAACTGCCCTGCCTGTGTCTCCTACAGACGTGACTCGAGCAGCATCCCAATGACCACACTCCTCCAGGGTGGGAGATGTGGCCACTTCCTCAGTGGTTGACAgtttctggaaaacagtgagaCTGTCCCACTCAAGGCAGATTCTCTGTGAAAGTAACCCCATTTTAGGACCCAGAGTGAAGGGCAGACCTAACCCTAGGCAGAGGCACTGGCCAAATTGCCCAAATGGGTCAACTAAGGAGACTCTGGGAGCAGGGTGGGAAGGAGCCAAGGTCTAACAGTAGATGTGAGATCTCTCACTGGCCCCCTGCTGAGGAGGGTGACAGCCGTCATGGGGGTCAGGGCATCCACGTATGAAGGGCAAAAACCCAGAGATGAGGTGGAGCAGAGAAGCAAGCTGCCCAGAGTGATAGGAGCCTTTTCCCGGGCCTCCTTTTAGGACCAGGGCCTGCGATCATTACTCACCAGACCACCCTGCCACACGGgtgacaaaacaaaaatctcatgtCACTGGTTATATGTGGTTATCGTAAAGTTTTGGGGCACTTTAAAACCTTACGTTACATCTACCTTAGATACATCTGTGTGCAGAATTCAAAGGAAAATTACACAAAGTACACATTTATGCAAGAACATGGTCTTTTAAAGCCataagcaaatataaaatgtacTCTAGATGAGATCCAAAACATCACTGCACataaaatagaactaaaattCATATCAGCATGAGAAGAAAACTTATGGATTATTATCAAAAAGCATAGCAtaggtggggcacctgagtggctcagtcagttaagcatctaatttcagctcaggtcacgatctcacagttcatgagtttgagtcctgcgtcgggctctgtgctgacagctcagagcctggaacctgctttggattctgtgtctccctctctctctgccccacccctgcttacgttctctttctgtctctcgaaaatgaatcaacaccaaaacaaaaaaagaaggaaaagaaaaagcatagtaCAGAAACATAATTTCTAACCCACTAAAAAAGGTTGGGGAAAATGGTGTGCTTTTTAGTCAGGACAACACAGCGACTTCACACTTCATCTTCACATACAtggagtgataaaaataaaaattactctaggggcggctgggtggctcagtcggttaagcgtccgacttcagctcaggtcacgatcttgcagtctgcgagttcgagccccgcgtcgggctctgggctaatggctcagagcctggagcctgcttccgattctgtgtctccctctctctctgcccctcccccgttcatgctgtgtctctctgtatctcaaaaataaataaacgttaaaaaaaaataaaaaaaaataaaaattactctaAAACAAGTCTGTGCtaaaaagacaagacaaacaTCTCTGTGGACCAGAAAGGGAACAACACCACAGAATGGGAGCTACAGTGGAAGCCATGGGCCAGGTTCTAGCTCACAGCTCGTGCCAGAGTCTGGgtgggacacagacacacacacaagcacgtgGACAGCACGGCGGCCAACAACCCTGTGGGGACACCTGTGATGACACTGATGGTCTGTGTTTCCCCGCATGACACTGGAGCCCCGGttctggggtgggagtggggcacaGGTAATGAGAGAATTGCTAAGGAAGGGGAGAGCGTGAAGCAGATCGGAAGGAGCTCAAAACGGACCCAGACATGAAAATTTCAAAACGTGAATGGAATGCTAGGAAAGAGGATTAACAAAGTCATCACTTGGAACATGAATTCAACCCAGATGAAATTATTCTCATCAAAAATCCTGAAAAGATTAAAGATCCCTAAAACAGATAACTGATGTCATAGTATGCACATCACATAAACACAGAGTtaggaaataaaatcagcaaaaatG from Panthera uncia isolate 11264 chromosome B2 unlocalized genomic scaffold, Puncia_PCG_1.0 HiC_scaffold_25, whole genome shotgun sequence harbors:
- the ZSCAN16 gene encoding zinc finger and SCAN domain-containing protein 16 isoform X2; translated protein: MAGVLLPRPPEESEGLFGGNNKKWPAKVQATGPQWSSPNHQEIFRQRFRQFCYKETPGPREALSQLWVFCCEWLRPEIRTKEQMLDLVVLEQFLTILPEELQAWVWEHHPESGEQAVAVLEDLEKELDEPGQQVSTQTCAQEVLSETSVPLDPAKEATYLQPQPMEIQLKGESQDPQHQQDCDDVIRIEKGESIQKQELTIDTESPKKSPGQINGKVPHCEETQEHEGQTKRYQRNSSTERRYKCDECGRRFTQNSSLIRHKRIHTGDRPYSCNVCGKTFIQSSQLIDHQRIHNRLKPYQCDECGKAFYYSSHLVQHQRTHTGEKPFQCGECGKAFHYSSGLVRHQRTHTGEKPYQCHVCGKAFCLSSHLIQHQRVHTGEKPYQCSECGKSFSQSSGLFHHHRIHSGEKPYECDECGKAFSHSSALVGHQRIHSGERPYECDVCGKAFSYSSHLLGHRRIHTGEKPYECDVCGKAFRRSSHLLVHQRIHIVEKPWRYTCEDCGKSFSHSSDLSKHRRTHTGEKPYKCDECGKAFIQRSHLLGHHRVHTGVKPYKCEECGKDFSGRTGLIQHQRIHTGEKPYECEECGRPFRVSSALIRHQRIHTANKLY